A stretch of DNA from Scatophagus argus isolate fScaArg1 chromosome 23, fScaArg1.pri, whole genome shotgun sequence:
TGCATGTTGGAGTGCTTATTCTGAGTGTTATTTTGCCACTATCTGGAATAGTCCAGTATGACCAAAGCCCATTATGTCCACTTAGTCAAGCTTTCATCAGAtcatacagcagcagtttagtGGCATAGTAATATTGTGTGATTTCATTTGTAACCTCATTCCCCCAGTAAAATGAGGCAAACACAGTTGTGATGaagtaaaaatgtaattcaaaGTGGTTATGTTGGCTTACTTTCAAGAACACAATGAAACGACTCTGAGGTCAGCCAGTTCAACACCGTCCAACACAGAGTAACATTGAAAGCATATACTGTCTTTTATTTATACAGAACAAAGGGTCACAAGTGTCTAATATTTTATGCTAAACTCTAAAAGATGCAGTAAAAAGGAAGATTCTGGTTCTGGACTTGGATGAGACGCTGATTCACTCTCACCATGACGGGGTCCTCAGACCCACAGTGAGACCTGGAACGCCGCCAGACTTCATCCTCAAAGTACGAGCATTCAGACACTCTCACGTTCATGTTTTTGCACTTATGCATTCAAGCTAAACTGTCTGCCCACATGAACACAGTtgttctgtttctccttctgtGCAGGTCGTCATTGACAAGCACCCAGTCAGATTCTTCGTACATAAAAGGCCACACGTTGACTTCTTTTTAGAAGTGGTGAGTGTCAGGCTGTGATCGGTGTCGCTGCTTGTATGTTTGAATCCCAGATTAACATGGAAGGGAACAGTAAAGCACACGGTGAACTCGAAACATCATTACTCAGGTCATCTTTTATCCGATCTGTCATCTTTGCCATTGCACTCCATTGTGCTGCTCTCTCACACCATCCAATGTCATAAATCTATATTTGTTTTGGATAATAATCCTTCGTGACTTACTGTAACTTGTGTACTTATACTATTATGTGTTCTATacttgtgtgtttacacaggTGAGCCAGTGGTATGAGCTGGTGGTTTTCACAGCCAGTATGGAGATCTACGGCTCAGCAGTGGCAGACAAGCTGGACAACAACAGGAACATCCTGAAACGCAGATACTACAGACAGGTACTGCTCCAGCCTGTAATTTAAACTCTGTGTACTGAAGCGGATACTCCTTCGGCTCTTCAGttttttcacttcctctgctttctgGTGGTGTTAGtgacttttgcatttttgtttcttttatcaCAGCATTGTACATTGGATCTAGGTAGTTATATTAAAGACCTGTCTGTAGTACACGATGACCTGTCCAGTATTGTCATCCTGGACAACTCGCCTGGTGCTTATCGTAGCCATCCAGGTAAGACTCAAAGCCTCACCTGCTTTATATCAGTCTgactcattctttctctctcttgtcctAAAGGAAAATCCTATCCAAGAACAATACTAGc
This window harbors:
- the LOC124054428 gene encoding CTD nuclear envelope phosphatase 1A — protein: MLKTRQCLLGIRTFLGVTSRIWGFIMYILRKHLRTIIQYQTVRYDTLPLSPISRNRLNAVKRKILVLDLDETLIHSHHDGVLRPTVRPGTPPDFILKVVIDKHPVRFFVHKRPHVDFFLEVVSQWYELVVFTASMEIYGSAVADKLDNNRNILKRRYYRQHCTLDLGSYIKDLSVVHDDLSSIVILDNSPGAYRSHPDNAIPIKSWFSDPSDTALLNLLPMLDALRFTADVRSVLSRNLHQHRLW